The following are from one region of the Haliaeetus albicilla chromosome 24, bHalAlb1.1, whole genome shotgun sequence genome:
- the PROK2 gene encoding prokineticin-2, which yields MRSLRGVPRSVLVLVVLLLAAGYGAVITGACDRDQQCGGGMCCAVSLWIRSLRMCTPMGNLGEECHPLSHRVPFSGRRMHHTCPCLPGLACVRTSPSKFKCLPDFRKEDVFF from the exons ATGCGGAGCTTGCGCGGCGTTCCGCGCTccgtgctggtgctggtggtgctgctgtTGGCCGCGGGGTACGGCGCGGTCATCACCGGG GCCTGCGACCGAGACCAGCAGTGCGGAGGAGGGATGTGCTGTGCCGTTAGCCTCTGGATCCGCAGCCTGCGAATGTGCACGCCGATGGGAAATTTAGGAGAGGAGTGCCATCCTTTGAGTCACCGA GTTCCCTTCTCCGGACGGCGGATGCACCACACCTGCCCGTGTCTCCCCGGCCTGGCCTGCGTACGGACTTCTCCCAGCAAATTCAAATGTTTACCAGACTTCAGAAAAGAAGATGTCTTTTTTTAG